A DNA window from Streptomyces parvus contains the following coding sequences:
- a CDS encoding DoxX family protein, with the protein MVCFNRRDLGLLALRVGTGAVLAAHGSQKLAGWFGGGGIQGTTAAMEAMGFHPPKHSAVAAGLGEAGGGVLLALGLATPAAGAAAAGAMAGAVAVHAPAGFFAQGGGYEYPAFLGFTAAAIGLAGPGRYSVDHVTCHVFDRPWMVALAFAGSAAAAAAVVGRRAKGQAAQKQETS; encoded by the coding sequence ATGGTCTGCTTCAACCGGCGTGATCTCGGTCTGCTCGCCCTGCGCGTCGGCACCGGCGCGGTGCTCGCCGCCCACGGCAGCCAGAAGCTGGCCGGCTGGTTCGGCGGCGGAGGCATCCAGGGCACCACGGCGGCGATGGAGGCGATGGGGTTCCACCCGCCCAAGCACAGCGCCGTGGCCGCCGGGCTCGGCGAGGCGGGTGGCGGTGTGCTGCTGGCGCTGGGGCTCGCCACTCCGGCGGCGGGCGCGGCGGCCGCCGGGGCGATGGCCGGTGCGGTGGCCGTGCACGCACCGGCGGGCTTCTTCGCCCAGGGCGGCGGCTACGAGTACCCGGCGTTCCTCGGGTTCACCGCCGCGGCCATCGGTCTGGCCGGCCCCGGGCGCTACTCCGTGGACCACGTCACCTGCCATGTCTTCGACCGGCCCTGGATGGTCGCGCTGGCCTTCGCGGGCAGCGCGGCCGCGGCCGCCGCGGTGGTCGGCAGGCGGGCGAAGGGACAGGCGGCCCAGAAGCAGGAGACGTCCTGA